Genomic window (Cucumis sativus cultivar 9930 chromosome 2, Cucumber_9930_V3, whole genome shotgun sequence):
GTCCTGTCGTAAGAAAAGGTGGAaacttttgttgaaatttacaCATGGTGTGTATGATgataaatagaaaatggagTTTGAACAAAAGAGAATGAGTGCATTTCACTTGGTGGATTGAGGTCAATTCAAAtaccaaacacaaacaaaaacaagagaGGGTGGGAATTTATATCTTGTGCAGTGAATGGCATCAAGAAAGGTGAAAATTTGGTACAACAATCATGTTTTcccttttcattctttttttataaaaggtTCCTTTCAATTCTTAATTTGCAGGTTAATCTTTACTTGATGTATATGTTTTAAGATATTATACATTTAGTTcgtacaaaattttgaattatgtttgaaaatgcTACTGctttgtttttaacttttgagtTCCGTTTTCATTTAGTCctcaaattttaagattttatatttttaagttcttgattttggaatcaaattaaaagaaaactcaaatatcaaagttaaataatatttaagaatttagagactaaaatgaaactaaaCTCAAACCTTAAGAACCAAAGAGAAACTACattgaaaagtatatttttttaactatcaTGCTAATATGTTTgtgtcaaaattttcattgaagtcaataaaaataagatgtAAAGATCAATTcagacattttcaaatatagcaaaattaatgcattaaaatatttacaaaatatagccaaatttcaaatctatcaCATATAGATATCGATAGAGGTCAATCGataatagaatatgaaattttgttaaattttgtaaatattttcaacagttTTGTTGTTTACAATGATTCCCTTTAAAAGTTCATGTCATTGTATAAGTAGTTTGTTAGTTAAGAAAGTGATGTATGGAATCTCGAATTAGATTTCTAATgacaaataaatttcatataccAAAATACAATCTTTAGTTGCATCAATTGTCGTTGCAGTTCACACGAATcacacaacaacaacaaaatttaaaatattttttaaataaaaaagtaagttTTGTGTTagtaagaaattataattaaacaattgatTGAAGAGAATAAAGATGAATGATTGTAGAGTGCATTAGATATAATTCTCTCTATTGGTTTCTTCTAATGAAATCATCCTTGATTTCCAAAGCACAAATCATGATTTGTATTTTGtaccaaaaaaaatgttgtccCATTCCTTCCTTcatccaaatatttattacaaaaaaaagttctcACTATTTGCATCAAGAtctttgtccttttttttgtcatatttgatGTAATAGAAAAGATGTTTGATCACATGTATGTTATATCAACTATtcaattattactattttgaaTCATTCATAGATCTAAGAAGATGGTagatgaaatatatatatatatatcatctctCCCATTCTCCTTTCTTCTAGGGTTTTAAAGCTAATTAAAGTTACGATTTAGTCGACTTTCAAATTTAccatataacaatttagtcctTATATTTTAATGAGATTTTTTGCATAAATAAATCGAAAAACTAACTAGAGACATAGTTTGTATCATcgaataataaaattgatcacatattacaaatttgaaagtacaaAAACTAATAGAAAGTTACAGAGATTAAATCATTACAAATCAAAACTTATGGACTAGCTTAACATAAAATGTGATTTTGGATTTGAAGAAAAGCAAACATAATTGAAGAGAGATTGTTGGCATGTAGTTGTAAGGTGTGTGGGACATGGTCAAATGCATATAATATAGACCATGTATGGAACTACTCTCTCTActaggaaaacaaaaatagatgaaATTGTATggaaaattcatttaaaattgagGACCCCAATCATGTGAGACTATTTCCTTCCTCACCTTGAGATATGGAAATGGACATGGACATTAAATCATATTGTTAtttcaacaatataataaaatgaaaacactctcttttttatttttttatttgtttgttttctttcaatacTGCTCTTTAGGATCCTAGGACTTATATCAATCAAGTTCTTTCTCTTTACACATATACTAACGATCCATGACACTTctataataaatacaaaattttcttaataataatctcatgaaaaaaaaagaagggaaaaaataaaaaaaaaagctaattttatattttattataatagatACTAATAGATTAgaaatctcaaattttgttatagtttgatataaattttgtcGAATTATtcgaaaaaaaatctaaaataattacttGAAAAAGATTGGGCAACACAACATGTTAGCTGAATCCATGAGTCATTTTCCCTTTTAACACAAGATTTAAATTCAAAGTACTTCTCtccattttgaatttattggCTTTTCATGTTCCTATCTTGGTCTTCCTCAAGCAATTTTGGGTCAAATTTTTGGCAAGGTGTAAATCAAACTTTTCCCTTGAATAAttgcacttttttttctctactttatccatgtttttttttttaattttaaatttagattgggtgtggtggattgaattttaaatcaaCTGGTTTTTGTTAGTTGATTTATGATATATCTTTATTTCAAGCTGtctctaattataattttataaattaatttttagtaaGAATAAAGAAAGTGTCACATTCATGTGTAGAGTTGATTGATATATATCCATAAGATAATtcaaccaaatataaattcaaaagtgagtttagttttccaatttttatggGACGTTTTTGAATCAAAACTTAGTTTGGATATaatgaattattataactaaTCACACAATATTTAGGTTTTCTGCTATAATAATTGagacttaattttaattattaaaatctaTCACTTACTAACAAACTTACTGTAAAACTATTTGAAGAAGGTTGAGCAACGCAgaaccaataacaataatacatGCCAAAAAGTGAgcacaacaataataacaacgATCGCacttaaaaaaccaaatgtcAAAACTCCGTCGTCTCATCGATTCACACATGAACCAATGAGACATTAACTAGATCGATACTATTAAGCTGATATTTGATATCGACATtagtataaatttaatcattgaTATCATATCATCACAAAtgacaaaaagttaaaaaaaacgattaataataattagaaaaacaacaaaccaaAATCATATGGGAATATCATTTCACTAGAATCTCTGAATGAATCCTCCCCTTTAATTTACTTAAAAGAAGACAAAGTTAAATATCAACTTACACTTTGAGAGTTGGATCAATTTAGACGTTGAAGtaaaaattgtatcaatttaaaccataaactttgaaagttatatcaaaatttaaactccAAATTAACAGTTCCTAAACTTTCACAAttgtataaaattaaacatcgATCTTAcctaaatatatcaatttaaactctcaaataaaacataataaagaatttaaatgGATACAATCATATTAGTTCGTGGTTTCagttgataaatttaaaaagttaaaagtataaaatgaTACAACTATCAAACTTTTTCGATTGAAATggatataattattagattAAGTCTAAATCaataccattttttaaagttgtaaATGGATATTTTCCCAATAATGGTAATTgtaatttactaaattttaaaaagtaaaataaaataaaataatttcagccttttttttttcgcaTACCCACGTGGTCGTCATGTCACCGGCCCCACCGCCCATGGCGTTGGCTTTCTCTCTCTATGTTTTAACGTCCGCCGTTGCTGTCAGAATTCGGTGCCACTGCCACTCTCTTTTCCCtcttaatttcatttctttatatctatatatatctcttctctctcttcacTCTTCACTTTccttcaacaacaacaaaactaCTTACCTCATTATTAATCTTCTTTGGGCTTCCCGGCCGGTGTTATGTTGGAGTCGGAGATGACCGCGTCGGCTCGTTTCAAACGACAGAAAACACACCCTGACAGCCTGAGCTTGTCTTCGGTATCGACTCCGGCAAGTCGGGTCGATCATTTCGAAGATTTAGTTGCACCTGGAGGTTGGCCTGAGTTGGCTAAGTACGAGATCTCCTCTAAAGAGCTTCGAACCAATCCGATGGGTTCGTCCCGGGTAAAGGTGATGACTCGTACACTCTTACACCATCCATAGACTCGACAGTTTTTTAACTCACTTTTTGTTTAATCCTATACTCAacatcattttattaattagttatacTCTGCTTTATCGGTGacaccctttttttcttcttttctttatctgCTCGAGTGAGAGATTCAAAACTAGTTTTGATTCAAAAGTTGATTAGTAATgctaatttcttttaacattacaactaattatttcaaattttcctattaattattaatagttttcataaacatagCCTTtcgaaaacagaaaacaaaatgttaaacagtaaacaaaaagttaaatagtTATCACACTACACGTTAATTTACAttctaaataaagaaatttaatacaaaaacaaacattttcataaataacaaaacatttaaactatttataaattataaccAAATTCATCcaactttatttataaattttgcaATTCATAACCATTTCCCGAacgaagaaaaataaatttatataaacgttaatctttttataatttttaaaattgggataaaattcatgaaaaagaaaaaagaaaaaaaaacaagcagAGTTTCAAGAAGTGAATGAATTATGGTGGATAATGACATGGAAGGTAATGACGTTATAAAACCGAAAAATCTAATTAACTCAGTTCCTTACATCTAATTAAccatttattattcatattcttTGATGATGATGCAGGCAATTAACTGGAGGACTGTGGAGGGAGAGATTCCGAAAAAgatgagaaaaggaaagaacaaagaaacGAAATCGAAAAtagataaagaaaacaataataatgttgaatGGGATGAGAATGGATCAAAAGATGACAggttagagaagaaaatgaaagaaaaggttgaagaagaagatgaagagtcAAAGGTTACTGAGGAAACAGAGAGATGgaaaaaacacaataattCAAAAGGTtcagaagaaattaaaaaaatggattatGTTCATGTTCGAGCTCGTCGTGGCCAAGCCACTGATAGCCATAGTCTTGCTGAAAGAGTAAGTaagaatcatatttttttggggggttgagaattaaaatcaaaagtttaaagttttatttagatatatatatatatatatatatatatatatatgcaggCAAGAAGAGAGAAGATAAGTGAAAGAATGAAGTATTTGCAAAATTTGGTGCCTGGGTGTAACAAAATTGCTGGAAAAGCTGGAATGCTtgatgaaattattaattatgttcAATCTCTCCAACAACAAGTTGAGGTAATACCTCTTTCATCTTTCTCatctaattcaaattaaaaactaatcCCCTCCcaaataaatactaaatattttttaacattttcatttcaatattattctttGTGCAGTTCTTATCCATGAAAGTGGCTGCTCTAAACCACAGAGTTGATTTCATCAATGTAGATGATCTCTTGGCCAAGCAGGTGAGATTAATCATCATTCATaccataataaataaacaacttaCAAGTTTTAAGACCCCTTTTATCATCCTCTTGCCTATTGGTTTTAgtatagtaaataaaaaagaccTTCCACAAATGGTAAAAGAGGATCAATCACGAGTTTAATTTACGGTGGTTCATCTATCTAAGTTCTAATATATCGTGAGATAAATGTTGTAGAACGAGAGGCAAGTTGTTCGAATACTTGTTTAGTAAGTAAATTTTAGTCATCATAGAATCCGgtaataaatagaaacacGTGACTTCAATAAAAGATTTACATGAGatcatgaatttaatttatgatgatcatctatttaagatttaatatattatatattttagtggattatatatatatatatttaaaaaaacatcattatttttatcacGAAAATGTCACATCAAGTacccaaattcaaattatataattttttaacctTCCGATAAGATTGCATAATTTTGAAGTCTTGTGATGtccaaactttaaaaacaaaagtatgaTTATTTACTCtagaatataaattgatacaatattatattttatatttcatacaacaaaaagaaattactatatatttatatatatatatatggtaagATGTCACGATCTATATGCTATAAACGTAATAGAATATTATATGGAATTGATATGG
Coding sequences:
- the LOC101216346 gene encoding transcription factor bHLH78 isoform X1, with amino-acid sequence MLESEMTASARFKRQKTHPDSLSLSSVSTPASRVDHFEDLVAPGGWPELAKYEISSKELRTNPMGSSRVKAINWRTVEGEIPKKMRKGKNKETKSKIDKENNNNVEWDENGSKDDRLEKKMKEKVEEEDEESKVTEETERWKKHNNSKGSEEIKKMDYVHVRARRGQATDSHSLAERIYIYIYIYIYMQARREKISERMKYLQNLVPGCNKIAGKAGMLDEIINYVQSLQQQVEFLSMKVAALNHRVDFINVDDLLAKQMFPTITDNRSSYDTQLGIMGSSSLTIPQTPLINSNLSSITHFEVSSTWGGELQRFEEGGGGPPLLSPSSFLSHQCSVIEDENETLFMDHKLLLPF
- the LOC101216346 gene encoding transcription factor bHLH78 isoform X2 yields the protein MLESEMTASARFKRQKTHPDSLSLSSVSTPASRVDHFEDLVAPGGWPELAKYEISSKELRTNPMGSSRVKAINWRTVEGEIPKKMRKGKNKETKSKIDKENNNNVEWDENGSKDDRLEKKMKEKVEEEDEESKVTEETERWKKHNNSKGSEEIKKMDYVHVRARRGQATDSHSLAERARREKISERMKYLQNLVPGCNKIAGKAGMLDEIINYVQSLQQQVEFLSMKVAALNHRVDFINVDDLLAKQMFPTITDNRSSYDTQLGIMGSSSLTIPQTPLINSNLSSITHFEVSSTWGGELQRFEEGGGGPPLLSPSSFLSHQCSVIEDENETLFMDHKLLLPF